TAAGGGACATTGTCTGTATCTGGCACGCATTTTTAAAATGACTCTTTCTTCAGGTCATccagaacatttttaaaaagaaaataactTTTTAGCTTAATTCCAgttctttcaataaaaaaatacattgttcTAAGCCTGATCATACATGTCACGGGCTTCCTCCAACTTGCCTGTGATTTTCTGAAAAAAGTTGATCTGCTGCTGTAGGAAATGTTGCATCTGTGCCTTGAAGTCACGCACACGTGTGCGATGAAAGTGTTGGATCTCGGCTAGCGTTGCACAGGAGATGATGTTGCAGCGTTCGTTGATGCCTACTCCTGCAGCGCCATCTTTCTGGCTCTCCTTGGCCTTGGTGAGGGCTCCTGGAAAATGTGGGGGGGGCAATATTTACAACATTAAGTAATTCAGAATTCAACAGTCTGCATTTCAAAACATGCACTCAGATCGGCAAACACATGCTTGCAATTTAAAGAGATTCTTCCACCTCAAACATATGAAAATCAGGCTGAGACCAGTCAAGACTCTGACTGAGTGCTTGCAGATATCTTTGGTATTTGAGTATAAAGAACTCAAAGACCTTCAGTATTCCCTGCACACTTCACAtgagcagacatttacttgaaAGTTGCTGAAAAAAGGTATGTTATGGGATGTGTTGCGATATCCAAGGCATCAGAATAACCGAATCATTGAGTTAAAGTGTGAATCAATGTGGCCTAAGCGTTCAAAGCTACCCTGTGCTGGGGCCCAAAGCTTAGGTTTTGATCCTTTATCACAAAAGCTTTCCCAGTGTCAGTAATTTTGTTAGGACAAGCGATACAAAACTGCATTAGCAATTTGTATGACGAAACCCTGAAATACGATTCTACTGAATGACATCATTCGATATCACCATTACACATTAAAGGAAAAATAGATTTAGTGAAAGCCACACACTTCCCCCACTAAAAAGATGTGGGAATTATAGAAGAGTTGGCATCCGTCCACCACAGCAACACACAGCCCATGTTGCAAGGCTCCATATGCTCTTTAGCGCCCGGGAAAAATCAGGACATGTCAATTTGTCATACTGCCGAGAGAGTTTTGCTGTGGGCCATTTGCGATAAGGTATAAAAAGTTAATGCATTTAACCGTTTTGCCTCATCATGCTTAATTTTCGTTTTCTTATCAAATGCTTATAATTTTTATCCAGTGTGTACATGATAATTGTTAGTTCACCAAAGCATACACCATGCAATAGCAGGACAATAAACTATTTTGACTTTCGCATGCGTATACCAACCTAGCATATGGCCGGTTATATCTGTAAACCACATACCCTGTTGTGACCTACTGACCTATATCCACAATTTATGGCATGCCAACACATTTTGACAAGACATACACATGAGAAAAGTCCCaaacctttctggacatggataATGGCTGGAAAATTTGCAAGATGTCCCTGGTAAATCGCTAAAAGATCGGATATAGGCTCCAAATCCTGCCGGGGCTGCTCTGCGAAATAGTCCCCAATGGTCTCATACACTTCTCCGGTGTATGACATGGCCTTGTTTAACGGAGCGGAGTAAATCTGCTGGTCGAACTCGAAGGCCTGATTTAGAAGTCTGAAGGCCTGGCCAACTCTCTGATATTCTTTTTTAAAACCTGTAATCTGCTTTCGGGCAAATTCATTTATGGTGACATTGACCTGTATGAGGTTTTCGTCCATCTTTTTGGTGAACGTTTTGAAACCATCTACTTTGCTTTCCACCTCTTGAAAGTCGAGAGGTAAAGCCGGAGGGGAGATGGTGAGGAAGAAGTTGGCACCAACTAATTCATCCTTCTCCGCCTTTCTCTTGCCTTGCTTCCAGGTTTTTTCATCATTGCTACTGCAAGTGAGGAAATGCTGGAAAACATCACATCTGGACAAAAGTGGATGACTCGTCATGTGATTCATCCACCATATTAAACCTTTTCTACGCTTGGAAATGAAATCCTCTTCGAATCGCCCTGTGGCCTGTTTTTCGGGCAAGTGGGGTACCGAAATGACAGGAAATTTTTCAACGAGTCGAGCGTAAAGCCAGTCAAAGTGCTTGTATCGTCTATTGACCTGGGTCTGTGTATGGCTTGGCGTAAGTCCATATGACATATAGCTCTTCATGCCTTTGAATTTGGTCTGTTTGGTTGGGTCATCGATAGTACACGTAAATGGATAGGGATTCTCCTGCCATTCCGGACCATACTGTCCCATAAGCACAAATATTTTGTCTCTGTCTCTAACCAAACCTGAAGCTTCACCCAAAACGAAAGCCTCACCGCCTGACTTGACAAAAGTTGTAAACCTATTGAAATTTTTCCCTACAGTTCCTGTGCTTTTGGGGTGTTGCGCGCTACTGCGTCGTGAAGCAGACGAACTCGTGGTGGAATATCCAGCTGCAGTAAAGTTACTCCCGCTTTTTTCAGGTGTCGCGCCGTGTTCCTCCGCCGTTACGTTGTCATCCCAGTCATCGTCCCAATCCTCGTCGCTTCCTTGACTTGTCTGAAAACTGAGTCGTTGTTGAAGATGTCCAGCATAAGTAGACGAACGAACGGGTGTCGATTCGTTTGAGGTGTCCCTCCTCTGAGGACTAGCTTGATAGCAATGTTCAGGACTAGCGGATGTACCGTTACCATGTTGTGATGTGTCAGTCCTTATAATTTCCACGTAAGAGGCTGGAAAGAGCCCGGTCTCGCCTCTGCTGTTCGTGCCCTCTAACCAACCATCGACAACCTCGTCGCTACACAGAGTTAGAAGTTCGTTTTCTCTCACACAGATCTCGCCGGGATTCTCTGCGATAAAGTCGTATAAAGCTTTCGCTCTAAGCGCCATAGTTGTGCGTGGAAACGCAGCTTTAACTCACTTTCCAAAGTTATGATACGCGCCCCGTACCCCGTTCTTTTAAACGGCAGCCCTTTGCAGGAATTTACGGTCCTCGTTCTCTGCAGAAACACGTTGAAAAGCCGAAAAGCTTTGAAGACATTACCCAATAAAACTTGTTAAAAACTTACTCAAATGGAAAAAGTCTGTGGGTTTTTGTGTACTGCTGCCCCTCTCCGCTGAATGCGCTCTGCGGTCCAGAGCAGAATAATCGAGGGTGGAGCTAATCAGAATAATCAGCCTAGGGGAGCAAATAAACCCAAATGCATTGTTACTGACTGTATTATTTTACTAAGAGAATGGCATTATATTTTTCCCACTGTAACACTTTGTAATAACCTTTACAAGTCATTAACTGACTATAATGCTATATAAAGTTATCAGATTACTGGTTCATGCACATTTCAAATTTTAAGGTTTTGTGGATTTTATAACTATTCCCAACTAATTATAActaattatttgtttgtttttttattgaagAAAGAGGAATAAGTCCCTAAGCACCTAAATACAGCCTAAGCACCTTAATACAGGTagtttaagtcatttttacaaaaCAATGTAATCACAATTAGTTTTTTATTAGGTGAAAGTGAAAAATTAGTTACCATTATCTATGATTTTAGTTGTCCTTTTACTGCAGCGCGGCAGTTCACCATTAAACCCACCAAAATTAGACTGGTATTACTGACATTCCATCAACTCATCAttactcattttatttataacagTGTGTGATATTGAACACATTTTCATTGCTTTAATGGCATTATTTAATTAGATTTattgatataaatatatttatatatttcccATTACAGACTGAAATATAGTATTCCGTCTTCCATGTTCTgggtttgttttaaataggcctacTTATTTTGAAATACGTATTAAATGTTGTCTCGCTGTAACTacattaatttaattgttattcttatttttcatcttataaattcataaataaaaacaaaacataggAAATCCTGTCCACACAAACCCACAACTCTTCACCTCATTGTGTCAGTGAAAAAATGGATAAACGTTTTTTGCATCGTGTTACCCAGTATATGGATGGGTATATGTGAGCTGTAGGTAGGTAGATATGAGGTGTACGTGTATGTGAAGAAGAACTGTGTTGTATTGTTTTGTATTTatctaatttataaaaataaagaaagtggATGGGATTAAAGAATTTTGTTTATGAACTTCTTCCTACTCCTTTTGAACATGGGAAATTCTTTTATGAATTaattatttagtatttataaTCATTTTGGTTAAATGTGCTGAGATGTACATGTCTTTATTTATCTgttatttttcatttgttttattccTATTTTTTATTggatatatattatatattatacattatatgtatatatatattattacatGTAACAATATAACTCATAACTAACCAGTAAGTTTTGTTTAGCagttcttttaaaataataatttagcaTATCATGTTCCTTTGGATATATGATCTCTCTCACCTCATTATGTACAAATCTTGAAGAATAATGCGTTCCTTTAACCAGTAGAGGTCAGCATCAAACAAAAATATGGCACCGGCGTTAAGTTCCTTGCCACGTGATAAAAAAGAACCTGTAGTTTGACAGCTCGCGTATGATCCATTATCACGTGATTGTGGCACAGCCGTGCAAACAACTAGCTCGTACACTTCTCTTTTCATATGAAACGAATCCTTGAataaaatagccttttttaaaGTCAGCTTGTGAAATGGATATCTTTTATAAACAGCCAGTGCACGCTTAAATGAAGAAAGAAATTCAGATCGGCTCAATGAACATGACGTCACGTCGATGCCGCGATGCTTGGCTCGCGAGCACAAAACAAACAGCTCCTGTCTCCGCCCACATTAAAAACTATTATATTTGCTATAACACGTCTGAGGGAGTGGGACATGAAAcatacagatttttttgttgaaaaataGCAATGTATTAGACGCCTGAATCGTTTAAACGGGCCTTTTTATTCAGATATCCGTGCGCGTGACTCCAATCACAGAGAAAGTGTGCCGTGCTAACTCTTGTTAGCCGCTTTATTCATGTAACTTATTATTTTTCACATCGGAGAGGCGGGGAATCCAAAGCCTAAGCCGTCAAAAAACGAGACTTGGATGCATTCAATAAACACCACCGTTTCATTTCATAGCCGTCTTAACTCGGGATTCAAACCTTTTGGAGACAACAGCAAGAAGCCATCGAGAAATTACATGGATTATCTGGTAGagtattgcattttattattttcatttaaagaaTACTGTAGGGTCAGGCTCGGGTTTGTTTATGTCAGCCTGTCCGATTTTATTCCCAAACACCTGCTGAATACTGTAAATACTGTCTTATTCAATGACAAATACATCTGAAGGCACTTACACATTTCCTCAAAAGCAGTTTCTCATCTGTTGTGCTTACAAACAAACGCAAGCAAATAGTGGTTGGTGTCCAAATACAGAGATGATAACAGTTAAACACTGTCAAAAGAAATGCTTTCCTGTTAGATCAACAGTTTTGACCTTTGAAACAGAAACACTTGTTTTTTAGGTTTGTGCTTTTGGTGATTTGAAATTGTATAGAATTACATACTAGTAATAGGTCAGTGGTACCTGGATGTTTATAAACAAATACCCAAATGTACAGATACTTTTGCAAGTCAAATATCTTGCAGATGTGGTTATAGCCATGGTTGAGTATTTTGGTTATATTCAGACGCAGATGGTCATTTCTGACCACTGTTCTGTTCTCAGAAACTATTCAAAGTGATCTTGTCCATTGGATTATGGAGCAATTCGACTGAACCTGAATTTTACTTAACTCATTGCCATGTCTTTTAATCGTTGCCctattaataaacaaattaacaTTAGATAATATGTGGCACATCTTATCTTTTTTATCATCCTTTTTATTGTCTCAATGTAAACTCTTTTGCAGAAGCATCCATTTTATAATATTAATGATATGCCAGTATTTTTAAACAGTGTGAAGGAATTTAAATCCGGTGCCTGTAAACTTTCATCCTTCACATTCGGTGCTTTGATACTTGACTTCAACATGTGTAGCAAGGTCATTGGGCTGTTTCCTTTGTACGTTCCGGTCAGGATTCTCAGAATAGAATCGTTTCCTTAAGAAacagagctggaaaatgaactGGAAATGAGTGGGGATTTGCAGGAGGCTTGATTATGCAAGTAATTCAGCTTTTCACAGGTTCAGTAGGGACAAAATGCTATTATAATAGTCCAACTAGGGTTGCACCAcgttatttaagaaaaatgtgatGTAACTTACTATGCAATAAACAATATTCTATGCAATAATGatttaagtttgtaaaatctatttgaacttattaaaatatgcttaaaatcaaaaaaattatacaagAAGCATACATGTTTCACATTATTTCTGATAATTGATCATATTCCACACTGATTTGTCTCTTTGCTAAAACTTTTACTGCATAACCTTTGTAAGTATTAAAGTTATTGAGTTATTGTATGCACATATAATATTTCAGTATATTGTGTAGCCCTTAATCCACCTCTCATTTGTTTTAGGTTGTTTTTCAGTTGATAGATCTTAAATTGAAAAGGGCCTCTAACCTGAACCTCCTGAGGGGGATACATGCTTTCATTTCAGTAAAATCTGGCCTGGTGCAAACAAACCACATTCCTGCTAATGTGTGCATATCTTTGCAGCTTACAGGTTGTACACCGCTGTAAAGAGATTTTACAATCTGCTCATCTACGTCAAGCTAAGAAAGCTTAGGTCAGCTCATGGCATGCATGATTCCCTCCTTCCCAAAATGGGTGGAGCTTAAATGAGTGTCTTTGTAGTTGGCATGGAGACTACATCTTTGTATCTAAGTTTGGTATGTTTTTCCAGAGCAGCGTGTTTCCTTCATGCATTGTATGTGCTGGGCGTCCAGGGCTGATGGTTTTCAAGGTTTTCACTTTTGTTCTCATTGTTCAGGTTTCAGTTCATTTTGCATGGAGTCCCTACAGTTTTCCTTTATTGAAGGATATGGTGAATTCAGTACAGAATTGTAGCTCCGTTTAATTTTGGAGCAGGCCTTGATGGTCTGTTTAAGAGCGGATGGGTGCAACAATGCTCTTATTGTGATTTGTTCAGCTTCCTATTAATGTACGGTTAATTTGTGCAAAGAATCTCAGTTCGCTTTAGGTTTTTTTTTAGGATGTTTTTGGTGGTCCTGAATCACATGCTATTTTACCAAGCTAATTTACAGCCAAAACGGAAgctttttataatggttaaCAGAGGAACTGAAGTCAATGTATGTCAGGTTACCGATTTCTGGGCAGCTAGACACAAATGCCAcacttttgttttgttatttttaaactGGCTGAAAGAATATAATAGATCTTGTCGAAATAGAGAATGTGTCTTTTGCAATGATTGACCCGCACATATACGAGTTTTATTTCAgaactttttataaatgtaaccTATGAATTAGGGCTGCAAGACATATTAAAAGTGCTAACATAACACAAACGTGTGTATTGCACTATTGAAAATAGCAATGATATGCTATAACTGAATGAATTTAATAGTTCAAAAAAGCATGTGTAGTTGAAGTTTTAGGTTGATGCAGTTAGTGGACACACTGGCGAGTCAAAGAGAGTAATGTTGTCTTTTCCCAGAAGGAATGTGAAACACATTATGTTGGTtatatcactgtaaaa
This window of the Paramisgurnus dabryanus chromosome 10, PD_genome_1.1, whole genome shotgun sequence genome carries:
- the snx18b gene encoding sorting nexin-18b — translated: MALRAKALYDFIAENPGEICVRENELLTLCSDEVVDGWLEGTNSRGETGLFPASYVEIIRTDTSQHGNGTSASPEHCYQASPQRRDTSNESTPVRSSTYAGHLQQRLSFQTSQGSDEDWDDDWDDNVTAEEHGATPEKSGSNFTAAGYSTTSSSASRRSSAQHPKSTGTVGKNFNRFTTFVKSGGEAFVLGEASGLVRDRDKIFVLMGQYGPEWQENPYPFTCTIDDPTKQTKFKGMKSYMSYGLTPSHTQTQVNRRYKHFDWLYARLVEKFPVISVPHLPEKQATGRFEEDFISKRRKGLIWWMNHMTSHPLLSRCDVFQHFLTCSSNDEKTWKQGKRKAEKDELVGANFFLTISPPALPLDFQEVESKVDGFKTFTKKMDENLIQVNVTINEFARKQITGFKKEYQRVGQAFRLLNQAFEFDQQIYSAPLNKAMSYTGEVYETIGDYFAEQPRQDLEPISDLLAIYQGHLANFPAIIHVQKGALTKAKESQKDGAAGVGINERCNIISCATLAEIQHFHRTRVRDFKAQMQHFLQQQINFFQKITGKLEEARDMYDQA